A window of the Buchnera aphidicola (Aphis glycines) genome harbors these coding sequences:
- a CDS encoding flagellar hook-length control protein FliK yields MILSRINNIELKSNILLNSDHNCGFNVASFDFYQAIFNACKKKLLNQEINFDNISTKKKKKDTEDITSINFLVNNLLNIFNKKNIKSNFYVQKNTNIKKQKKKIDQNFKLKLHFSSKNKNTINIEDNRKIMQTFKKNEILNNLTNVKNKYFSMHDYNVINYFKKPCSKNNFSKINHLTLIKNKKNSVKASKNSILFKNHINSASHACVIKNLYKNHNFIYEINSLKKTDKSNFFELNKKSTFFLNNKKSLQWKKAISQQVLLSISNKDNRAEIRLTPMLLGTIYVKIKIKNNQAQLKLISDHIEIKNFLNSCIPFLHDSLIKNGIFLKKVNISNAFDTQKNRNLSRLKNMPRMSSEMQMFYKNFKNNACVDTYV; encoded by the coding sequence ATGATCTTAAGTCGTATCAATAATATAGAATTAAAAAGTAATATTTTATTAAATTCAGATCATAATTGTGGTTTTAATGTTGCTAGCTTTGATTTTTACCAAGCTATTTTTAATGCATGTAAAAAAAAATTGTTAAATCAAGAAATTAATTTTGATAATATTTCTACAAAAAAAAAGAAAAAAGATACTGAAGATATTACATCTATTAATTTTTTAGTCAATAATCTGTTGAATATTTTCAATAAAAAAAACATAAAAAGTAACTTTTATGTTCAAAAAAATACTAATATAAAAAAACAAAAAAAAAAGATAGATCAAAATTTTAAGTTAAAATTGCATTTTTCTTCAAAAAATAAAAACACAATTAATATAGAAGATAATAGAAAAATCATGCAAACATTTAAAAAAAATGAAATATTAAATAATTTAACAAATGTTAAAAATAAGTATTTTTCAATGCATGATTATAACGTTATTAATTATTTTAAAAAACCTTGCAGTAAAAATAATTTTAGCAAAATTAATCATTTAACATTGATCAAAAATAAAAAAAATTCTGTTAAAGCAAGTAAAAATTCTATATTGTTTAAAAATCATATAAATAGTGCATCACACGCATGTGTTATCAAAAATTTATATAAGAATCATAATTTTATATATGAGATAAATTCCTTAAAAAAAACAGATAAAAGTAATTTCTTTGAACTAAATAAAAAATCAACATTTTTTTTAAATAATAAAAAAAGTCTTCAGTGGAAAAAAGCGATTAGCCAACAAGTGTTATTATCTATTTCTAATAAAGATAACAGAGCTGAAATTCGTTTAACACCAATGTTGCTTGGAACAATATATGTAAAAATTAAAATAAAAAATAATCAAGCGCAACTAAAATTAATTTCAGATCATATAGAAATTAAAAATTTTTTAAATAGTTGCATTCCATTTTTACATGATTCTTTAATTAAAAATGGTATTTTTTTAAAAAAAGTTAATATTTCTAATGCTTTTGACACGCAAAAAAATCGAAATTTATCTCGTTTAAAAAATATGCCTAGAATGTCTAGTGAAATGCAAATGTTTTATAAAAATTTTAAAAATAATGCATGTGTAGATACGTATGTTTAA